The window AAAAAGGAACATTGCTGACGTCAGACCAGCAATTTTCaccttttcaattatttttctccaaaacggttgagctttggttaaaataaaaaaatatgggtcgtctattttgttgttggctatccatataaaaattttcattttttagtataacaCTCCATACGCCGTTGTGTCATTCAGTGAGTTTTAGGAGCAAAAATGGAAGAGGATTTATCCAGAAGTGGCTCCGATGGGCGATGAGCATTATTCCGTGAAATATACTTTCGAGAAAAATCTCGATCCTGGGGATTATGAGACCAAGATGCGGTCGGCAAATGCTTACGGTTGGTCGGAGTATTCCGACGTTGTCGACTTCCAGAAAGGTAAGTCTGGATGTGTGCAGTGTGCGTTTGAAGCATTAGATTGcactcaaaataattttagtgaatCATACTAATACCACAATAcgttttgtgttattttattacattttatgTGCTTTACTCATccgtttatttaataaatggtAATAATAGAATATgttctattattttaaacaaaaagaaacaaatCATATTTGCTAGAAATGCACCTGTTGATTAACGGGCGTTTAATAAATCATTTCGTGTTCGTCCGTTTTATAACCATTTGTTTACACTCATTTTGAACTCGTGCACAGTCGtgcaattttcataatttcattatcatacagtttgtaaactaattGAGTACCTAATTGTATACCGTTTAATGTGCTATTCGATGTGCTATTATTTTCACATTTGCACTgagctttgaaattaaaatttaaaattctctaAATTATCAAATGTGCGggcaaattgttttattacatttttatttaatatttatttcaattccAAGGGCTAAACCGCCGCAGTATAAATTTTATAGGACCAGAGTTCTGACTTTATGATGATTTCCTCAAGATTTtccctaattttttaaaatgattttctcaacatttttttttagtacatGTTGATCGGTGCCAATGGTTAGAAGTGTGTATAAACTAAAAAGCGATTTTATTATGTATTGTAAGTTATAAGTAGAAAACATCACACAAGATTATTGACAAACGTGCTCAAATGTTAGATGATTTTTTCATGTTGATATTAAAAAAGGTTGCTGGAAGAATTACTTTTCACACTATGTTTAGGTTGTTGCTGTTTCGCTGTTTCTGTACTGTTTACAAATACAATTCTATATAACATTCagcaaaagtttttaattgagcataaatagaaaatgtttgacaattcACGGCAAAAGTTGTGAACTGTCTTATAAATAAGACACTTCTTTACCTAATACATGTGTATTCTTTACTTAATACATGTGTAAGTATCAGGAAAAacctaataattaaaaaatattaaccgtttatgataaaatttggCAAGCGTTAGACCCGTTGCTATGTACAGTCTCGATCGAAAGGAATGACACCTCTAAAACCGCAGCCACAAATCATTTTGATATGTTAggcagtttaatttttttttttaattgaccataaatacaaaatgtttGTCAATTCAAGGCAAAAGTTCTGAACTGTCTTATAAATAAGACACTTCTTTACCTAATACATGTGTATTCTTTTCTTAATACATGTGTAAGTAAATTTGCCAAGTGTTAGATCCGCTGCTATGTACAGTCACGAGCAAAAGGAATGACATCCCTAAAACCTCAGCGACAAATCATTTTGGTATATTACAGTTATTCTATAaaggctgctcaaaaactggcgcacgaACTCAGTGGTATGTTGTTGAGAAATAATGTATGGATTAAgggaaaaattctgaaaaaagtctactaaattattttgtcaacttctttagttttcattattttttatgcttttaTGTTTCAGACTAAGTAATGGTTCTCTAATACaatgatgaataattattttaaaatttactatttatttttattattgatcaAGCTCTATTGCAATAACAATTGTTAGACAACTTTCCCACATTTCTCTGCCAcatactattaatttttaagcaccctgtacatttggctagtttataaactagctcTACATTTCGTAAGCTAACTGGGGAGTTTGTAAACTTACCGGTTTGTTGAAACTTTGACCTAAAAGCTTTTAGTCAAGCTTTTATAAGTTGGTTGGTGTGTggttctttttgatcgtgactgtataTACAgagccattttaaaaattgctcaaaaataaattttatgacttaaaaaaatatttaaaaaaatcctaatcAATATAAAATGACGTCAAAATTAGGGACAAACTTCACATAAAAAAGtcttaattaagtaaaataagttaaattgttttttgaaaaaaaaatagttttagggGAATATATCACGAATTTACCCTATAATATCTATtccgatttaataaaaaaatcaataccgCCTTttagttattataaattattcatactCTAATGCGATTTATAATTTCAATATATATCTATCAacaactattttaaatttttatcaacgttatttaaaaaagtaattggtaaaatgcgattttgacatttttattcaattgaGATGACATGTAGAAAGCTCGACTAAAATTTAAtgtgttgttaaaaattaatttcgtgaATTAGAGCATCTGattggttcaatttggtcacgtgatcagtaaTCAGGCacttaattgcagattaaataaaaaacacttctATAAACCGCTCCATAATATAAGTATCTTTCAAAGCGAAAttgtaacattttatttctttatgttGAATACAgtgtttttgacttttttaacaaaattaaatttactaaactattgaattaaaaaaatgtatttaataaaattataattttactttttagctgttttttatctttgttattcgttattatatttgttaaatTGCTTATGTTCTTTTACTGTTTGCACAACAGACCTTCGACTTAAGtcgtattaaattattttattttgtttttctattttttatttgttctatTTCTTTCATCAGTCTTTTAAATAAGTGGAGTTCTGACTTAAAAAAGAGCAAAATCGCTCTGAATAGTGGCTGAAATAAACATAACGTAGCCATCGTTATGTTGGATGGCTCCTTTAATctgtaatttcaaaaaaatattgactcgAAAAAGTTTgtctgaataaaataaaaattaagctgCGTTGCTCTTAAATGATGGTATGACAGTAATGCAAAAAACGGGCCAAATTGATTCGGAATATACGAGTATATATATTAAAACGTCTTGATATTTGGCActtgtgtttttgaaaaaaatattttaaacaatttcccACTTAAAAACGGAACGGtttattcaccaaaaaaacGAACTAACTTGCTGTAGGAATACTTCAAGACGTGCTAttctagcattttttttttcatttagaacAGTTTAAATGATTCCTCGAtaaaaaacgaactaaataaggctattattaattaaagtttgttaatttttgcgATTTCTTGGTTAAAGCGGTCAAATTGCCTACCTATAACAAGAAgtccaattaattaattgtttttgacaaaatacaatttttgagcAGGAATCAATACcatattgatttttaattaatttgctaaaaaataatcatagCGAGAAGATGCTTTCGTACACAAAtctggttttattttataatttcgaATACATAATATTTTGcgaattgttaattttttaacgttggagctggaaaattattttgagtGCAATTTTGAACACCAGTTTGACGATTTCTCTGCACgatttttgattattatttttaacacttattgattgcttaatattattttgctttttttgcaCAGTTCATAATAAACACGGACACCACAAAGATCAGAAAAAAGGTCATAAACACGGAAAAGGTacaaactttattattattattttaccacaaacaaaaagtgtttgcattatttttatgacatttgCAACGAATATTAATGATGTAAACGCTGCTTTAAATAttctttcttaaaaaaaatatacaacatGTCTATCCTCTCTTCAGCCATACAGTGGTCATACTTATTAACTTTGTGAGTGTACTGCATGTAgtctatacagggtgctcaaaaactggcgcaccaactcagtggtacgttgttgagaagcatgtgtagatcacgggaaaaatcttgaaaaaattcctaatgttatattttaaaaaattggaactacacacttattttgttaactttctcaatttttattattttttaatgtttttatgtttcgcaCTAAGTAATCCTttcctaacaaaacgatgaataattatttttaaatttactatcagatcttagcagtttttttaattaaaaataaataaattaaaaaaaaaacacagtttgtagatgtgccaacactgggaactATTTCCtgggaaaccgtttcaaaaataatttatttttattgttgctcaaattctattgcgatcatgactgttagacaacgttgccacatatcatttatctaaaatccgttatttatcaataactttaatacaaaggatttttttattatttttacctttatgtgtaagcaattctctaccacactccattgagttggtgcgccggtttttgagcacccggtataagTATGCCCATCACTGCCTTTCAGTCTCTTTTCTTACTAACCTTTCTTCTAACAACCCCATCCATTCAACGCAGTCTTTATACAGTACTGAAgcaagattatttttaatttgatctACATTTTCATGATTTATTGCACACACAGAAAGACAAATAACTACACCCACACCTCCCACAGAACCCGCAGAACACcaagaaagcgaaattaaaagtGGATCTGTTAAAGACTCGTCGAAATCAGGTAACTATAAAAAcgtgacaaaaattgaatacaaatttaaaacaataaaactgtACTGTATAAAGTTTCAAATCATTGTCACCATCATCActgttttttacacaaaatttatcgaattgGCATAATAATTGGTACGTAAGAGTGCGTCTGAGATActttttggaaatttgttcttgcaataattaattgaaCCGTTTTCTTCCAGTTACTGAGTCATCGGCTTCTTCCGTTACTCCAACTGCGCTAATGACTAGCATAGCCTTAATTACCTTCCTACAATCACTGAGGATATAATACACGAGAGCTTGTGTAATGGAGGAACTTATCAGCGCACTTACTGGTAGCTTAAAAAGTTAAACCAAAgtatttaaagtaattttaagtaaattataaaacagttgATTTATTCTTGTATACTTACCTTTACTTACTGtaaattcagtaactgtaCATACGTTTTGTACGATTTATTGTGTTCATTTTAGTTGTCGTATCTCATGAGTGCTTCTTTGCaacgtatttttttgtgaattttcttCCCTGTGTTGTTGAACTGCCTACTCGACAATCTCTAAAGCCATAGGACGCCACTGATATTCGTAACAAGCCGAAATCAAAAAGTTGGCAACGactaactttaaaaatttgataactTTAAGTTACCTGTACCTAATTAACGCTTAGGTCGAATTGGTCagtattcaaaaataaaagcacAAATCTGAAgctattttttttggaaaaagtttaaattttattatttttgaacgaTAAATACTTACATTCCTGTTATCGCACCCcgtttttttactgttttgtaGAATTTTTCCCGACGATGAAATTActtgtttaaacttttttcaaaaatagttcACGAAATTTTTAGTTGTCTAGTCTAATCAACTGACTATTTTATGTTCATGTTTCATAATCATTTGACCAAATTTAGCTCAACTTCGTCACACAAACCGCCTTTCATAATAATTGGCGTAGTTgggttgaattttttatacatttttagtTAAGTTTTAggcataataattattgtaaatactGTGTGTGATGTGAACATGTATTTATAATGACTcttgttctattttttattatatttttctaaaaaccaTAATGCCTAAAGTTCCCTgaacatttaacaatttttttttgtatttgtcgTTGTTTTACTTTGCAAATTGTAATATGGGGAACTAGTAAATGCCTTACATTAGAGCAAAGTGTTTatataaactaaaaattgttgcttATTATTTCGATTGTTACAGGGGTTTATAAATAGATCAATTGCAAGGTGGACTAAATGCAAATTCAATCTGTTTCAGCATATCAggagtttttggaaattttacaGTAGATAGAACGGATTGGTCTATTGGCTCTTTGTAATGTTAATGTAAATGAATGTATAgattaaaaattgaacaaaacagtttttttctcactttttcCCCATCCTTAAGAGTTTTTTAGGTCTAGTAGAGGATaccaaaacattttaaactcAAAAAACTGAACCAAAATCGATATAAGACGTGAGCCtgctaaaattatattttactaTATCTGCGTTTGCTGTTAAATACCTAATGTTTTTCTCTAAGTAtgtgcgtttttttttcagaatttttctacccttataattaaaattagttaattcagaatattaatatcaataaaattagtaaatagcaccaaaattacgtttgtttaaaattttaattgttttttatacaaaaaagtatACCTGAGTTATTTATGTATTAACAATGATACTtcctaatttctgttttttgttgtGTCTTATCTTATAGCTATTAAAGTCGGATATTtcgaaacaattattttatttgtggaaggtttttataaaaacttatgGAGTTCAAAACTGTTTAATTGTGACAGAGATTCCCCTTTAGAACAGTGTTCGAattgtagttttttgtttaaggtctttaaaactgttttttgtgTGCCCCTTAAATCAGAAAATTACGAATTCATTTGTggaagtaaaaattttgctgttttcccaaaagtaTTCAACCAAAAAAGAcctaaaatctaaaaatcactaattttATATGCACCCCAAAATTACCTAAAAATCTATAGGTCACCAGAAATTGGGAAACCGTTGAGAGTCATGCAAAATCAAACATAATTACGGTAAAAGCACCcaaaaaacatacaaaatcCATTGTTTTTAGACATCccaaaataagttttaatttttggagcaGAACGATTGACATAAATGCAAAACTCATTTAAAAATcgacttttaaaaaaagaaagataatTACTACACCTTAACAtggatttttatttctggatcagGAAGTTAGGGCActggaaaaaattcaataaaaatcatgTAAATTTGTTCCAATAgaagaataattaaaaattctttttcaaaattattgaaaaagagGTCAGagttgtttctcatttttagaTACTTACCACAAAATAACTTTTCATTAATGGATCAggataataattagtttaataaaaaactgtgGCAACAAACTTGTTAACTGAATATTACATCTCGGTTCGAAGGTACCATATCTGTTAgctttttcaaaactataaaaacgccaacgtcgcattttaccgattcatttttttaaataagatcgATAAAGTTACAATACATATATTCATTtcattagttattattattatttttttttttttgaagtgcatatgaataatttataacagctaattttgagagaaaatacCACGttgtcatttttataattatgaaacagctaatacttcctactacttttttttctagaCAGAATATTAGTTCTACACCAGGATACAGTTAGGCACTTCGAAAACCTGGTAAAATAATCCAAATAAGCAATGAAAcaactaaaaagcaataataaaaatgtgcatTTTAACTTTTGAGTCTCAAAAATACGCTGAAGTAACGGCTTTTTACTACAAGaaccatttttttctatgtcCGAAATTGTTCTTATTCTGATTAAGTAACAACaccaattaataatttatatctgattttttaatttacgtaTCGAATTTGAATACTAGgcaatatttgctttaaatctgttaaatataataaataaatgtcaaaacttccttacagaGGGGAAAaccataaattttgacagtgtcgaagaataatagtttattattatacaagtaaagaaaagttgttcatcATCTGTGAGTGATGGGTTTCACGAGTGTTTGAGTGTTTGTGCTATGTCAAGTTCAAGGAAGACGTATAATTATTGATGCCTGttgaagatttaataaaaatcgaaacgtcgcgaaaaatataaatgttaaTTACTTCCTGCTCTAAATAACCAATAATCTTTTCTAACCATAATTTTCAGGAGCATAAATGTCATCTCAAAATTCACAAGCATAAATggactataatttttttctacgatATTTATTCCGTGAATACTGTCAACATCTAAGCATGTTCCTAGATCGTTATTTGTGAATTTTCTTCCCTGTGTTGTTGAACTGCCTACTCGACAATCTCTAAAGCCATAGGACGCCACTGATATTCGTAACAAGCCGAAATCAAAAAGTTGGCAACGactaactttaaaaattagatAACTTTAAGTTACCTGTACCTAATTAACGCTTAGGTCGAATTGGTCagtattcaaaaataaaagcacAAATCTGAAGCTATTTTTTTGCAAGGTGGACTAAATGCAAATTCAATCTGTTTCAGCATATCAggagtttttggaaattttacaGTAGCTAGAACGGATTGGTCTATTGGCTCTTTGTAATGTTAATGTAAATGAATGTATAgattaaaaattgaacaaaacagtttttttctcactttttcCCCATCCTTAGGAGTTTTTTAGGTCTAGTAGAGGATaccaaaaacttttaaactCCAAAAACTGAACCAAAAACGATATAATAGGGGAGTCtgctaaaattatattttactgTATCTTAGAAACTGAGAAATCAGATATCATTAGAAACTAATAGTTGTATCGAATTTTGCATTTGCTGTTAAATATctaatatttttctctatgtaggtacattttttgtaattaattcagaatattaatattaataaaattaagaaatattacgaaaattatgtttatttaaatttttaattgttactaatttattaaataacagaCGCTGAACGATGTGCGATTGTTAGTTTTTATggtataattaaaatatacttttagtagACTCACTCTGTAGTATTGCAATtgattgtatttatttttaaagaaaatgaaaCACACAATAATTATGTGCAatctttttttatgtatttaacaataatattttctatttcctgttttttttgtgtctaatttatttcacaaaatctATTATAATCCGATATTTCGAAACAATGATTTCATTTGTGAAGGGTTTTTATAGAAATTTATGGATTtcgaatttgtttaattttgaaagagattCTTTTTTAGAACAGTGTTCGAATTATATGTAGTTGGAGTTTATTGTTTGAGGTCTTTAAAACTGTTTCTTTGTGTGCTccttaacttaaaaaattacgaaaaaattgGTGGACATAAAAATTTAGCTGTTTTCCCAAAATTAAACAACCGAAAAAGACctaaaatctttcaaaatgCACTAATTTTATacagtgtggaatttttaactggaataaaattcataacttgtaTACAGGATGAGTCATTGATATGGGCGTGCTCGGTTGCTCATGCACTTTCAAAGATATTGAAATAAAGTAAATGATACTGCAAATGGGCAGTTAAAGTGTaagttctaaaattattttgctttatacaggatgtttcatttttacagtgcagcctTTAACATGGTTTGTTTAAATGATACCCCCTGTATaattgtacatatttaaatttgcactttttaagctgtataaatcagtttagtttaaccgtttagaaattattaaattttttctacaatttaatTCATCTGTAGGcacattatcaaaaaattgcagTGCCCTTGGTTTTTGGGATATCAAGCTCGGACTTTGTCCTTAGGTAAACAAAAGTCTGAGGTATCTTTTGGTGGCAAGACTACTCATTTGCATTGTAGCGTCACCttgctgtgacacattcattttgggccataatttgatttttttaattacccccttgtattttattgctaattattattcagcgtctcattttacatcttttttacctctttagtttttttccaaaagttgatagttCACGagataatttagttttctgaaaaatgcacacaaaaTCTCTTGATACTAATTTAGCCTGCTATGgaaaacaatacattttgaCATACTAATGTCAAAATGGTATTTATAGTACGCcacgttttgattttattatgcAAATGAATTTTTCGCGTAAAATGCATACCTAGAAATCTCATCTACacatacattttaataaaattttgacaagaaatcattaaataaaaatgacagaaatttacaatggggaagtaaagaaataaaaaactgagatATAACAAGTCAACAGCTATAACATATTACTTGCAGttacaaaactgtttaaaatgacGGCATTCTTAAGCAATAAAGTAATACATTGGtcaattctttttaaaaaatcaccgtATCTAATGTGGTATGATCAATtctacaaaatgttttttaaattctttctCACATATTTTCTCCAGTAGTGCCATGGTTTtcttattcatttttatttaatgatttcttatcaaaattaagGTTTATATCTGTAcatgaaaaattgattttcacaacaaaatcaaaacgtcaCATACAAAAAACGCGTCTGATGTTGTTATGTCAGAATGTATTGTTTTACATGTACATGGCACACTACGTTGGTTTTCAAGGGattttatgtgcatttttcagaaaaaccgagttatctccgaaactatcaacttggaaaaaaatttaagaagtGAAAAAGATGTAAATTGAGATACTGAATAATACTCAGTAATAACATACAGAGGgtgctattttaaaaaatcaagttatgatTCTTCAAAGTTTATCAAAATGAATGTGAAAATCCCAACTCAATATCTTGAAAATCAAGCGCACTGCGTTTTGTTAATTATATGCCTCAGACacacaaaattgtagaaacaattaaataacttctgaatggttaaagcaaattgcataaactaaactaatttataaagcctaaaaagtgcacatttaaatatgtacataTATACAGGGGTgccaaataagaaaaatttggtaaagaCTGCActctaaaaatgaaacacctgTATAGGgcataataattttagaacgtgCACTTTGACTTCCCATTTGCAGTGCCATTTGATTCATTTCGGTATCTTTGACCTTGTAGGTGCAATCGAGCACGCCCGtatcaatgactcaccctgtataagcaagttttgtgaaaattccagaaacaggtcgctttttgtaattttttgctcaTCATTTGGTGGATATGGGTTTTATCTGCTGTCAAaactgcacagccacctccaactttttttcaaatgtagcGGTATATCGTGTGACACTTCATGAGAAAAAGCATTTCGAAAACAAGATAATgctttatttgttttctaaatattgttAACGCCCaagtgataaaaaatgaagtagTGTGGCATTATTatctaaaacaaaatttggaacttggatgtaagcaatttttgtaaaaaatcctgaaacaggtcgttttttgtttttatttgttttttatttatctgttttcaaaaatgctcAGCCATctctaacttttttcttcaaacgTAACGGTGTGTCAAGTGGCGACACCCTGTATGAAACAGCACTTTGCAAGGAATACAAtgcactatttgttttctgaatattttcaaagcctacgcgattaaaaaatgaaaaccaaaatttataagttgaaattaGGCACATCATACTAGAAATGATgtaaaatgttagaaattcatGGTACTATCGTTGTTATTTCCCAGGAGAGGAACATTGcccattttgaacaattgttgcattaaataatgttcaacaaataaaattcgtttttattttttatcacgtaggctttgaagaaaatcaaaaaacaaatactgCGTTGTATTGCTTGCGAAGCGGGCTTTCATACGAGGTGTCACTTGACataccgttacatttgaaaaaaaagttagaggtggctgtgcaatTCTGACACgagataaacaaaaatcataTACACCAAATAGTGGgcaagacaaaataaaaaccgacctgtttcaggattttttaccaaaattgcctaaatcaaagttatgaattttattccagttaatgATTCCACGCTGTACCCAAACAGTACCCAAAAATCTATAGGCCACCAGAAATTGGAAATATGAGGAAACCGTTGAGTCATCCAAAATCAAACATATTTACGTTAAAAACAcccaaaaaacataaaaatccaTTGTTTTTAGACATcccaaaataagctttaatttcTGGAGCTGACAAATTACCACATGCAAAACTTGTttgaaaatcgacaaaaaaaataaagataattaCTACaccttttacttatttttctagacaaaatattaattctaCATCAGGACACAACTAGgcactttaaaatatttttggtgtttttttttagcttaaaTTGTGTCGCTGGGACTTAGATTAATAAAGAATTCTGTTCTTTTACAGATACTTTAAATTTGTGGTTTatttttcactccaaaaaattcaaatgagcTGTTGCAGTCATACTATAAACTGACATCAGAAatatttacacatttttgaCCGGATTTTTACAAGGCATTACACGCAGTGTGTTCAGTTTTCAGTGACTACCAAATAATGTACCTTATGATAAATAGCCGTCTGTACCCCCGAATAGGTTATACAGCAACaacattgttaattttttattacagagATTACATAGTTGGACAAAATGTGGTCTAATCTTTCAAACTTCTACCATTATTTGGTCAACAGGTTTTCGTTCTAAATCCGGAACCAGACAATCTTTGGACGGATATCCCACCGGAAACAGCAAGGTAAGCTTTTCCGAAGACGGTCTTCCCAACAGTGCTCTAAGAGCAGGCCCACTGTTCAACGGTGTTGAAGTTAACGAAACCAAACCAGCGTACTGTAACCAAATTTAATCCATTTTGTAAATggcaattacattttttaaccaGTACTTACATGTATGGCTGTTAATAAAAACCCGCCAGCAATTGAAGTACTTTGTTCATTGTAATAGTGCAACTTTTTCTTATTATCCTCTCGAAAGCTgtacatttgtttaaacagCAAAATCAGGCAAGGTGCTTCCGTTAAATACTCCTTGATCCACGTGGTCCTCAGCGGTTTTAAATCCGTTGTCCACACTTTACCCATCCTTTTTTTGTAGTTAATTTCTTCCTCCTCTTCGATGATCGCtctgattttttgtttcacatCCATTGACGTTACCACGACAAATGTCCAGGGCT of the Tribolium castaneum strain GA2 chromosome 1, icTriCast1.1, whole genome shotgun sequence genome contains:
- the Iyd gene encoding iodotyrosine deiodinase 1, translating into MFFELYWQYFVVGLILYGVVRAFYVYYSKKEKNVQSRHKKDDDFRTPDQIAEVKAEISDPESEDDLTPALPSDLEHVPLKFTKLSLEETMKRSEEFYNLMNKRRSVRTFSSEPVPMDVIKNIVKTAGTAPSGAHTEPWTFVVVTSMDVKQKIRAIIEEEEEINYKKRMGKVWTTDLKPLRTTWIKEYLTEAPCLILLFKQMYSFREDNKKKLHYYNEQSTSIAGGFLLTAIHYAGLVSLTSTPLNSGPALRALLGRPSSEKLTLLFPVGYPSKDCLVPDLERKPVDQIMVEV